From the genome of Ictalurus punctatus breed USDA103 chromosome 5, Coco_2.0, whole genome shotgun sequence:
TAATAAAACTCCAGGCAGTGTATAATGAATAACACAGCCAAACCATACAGAACTAAAATGGCACAAAAATGGAAAGTCCCATGAaaggatttattttaaacttttttaaaattggtTCAGTCTgcattatatcattatatcaaGTTAGAACAGCAGGCAGGAACAAAGGAATATTGAAAGTTGTAATTATAACTTGGAATATCATGGTGAAAACTGGAATGTCTGAGATATTTAGTGATGTACATAATACAACGTGAGGACACGATGACAAGAATGGCTACTATAAATTTCCCCtcagtgtgaatgagtgtctgactggcatcccatccaaggTCTATTCTCTTCTTGTGCCAAGTATTCCTGTGATTGCACTGGATTGATCTCAACCCTGACCAAGGTAACGCAGTTCCTGGAGATGAATGAACTTGTATTGTGATGTGGTAAACTGAAATATCTCCATGAATATTTGATGTCGTAATATTTTAGTGATGCAGAAGCCATGTGAGATGATGTGAAACAATGTGAGGATACAATGATAACACATAGCCTCTTTAACTCTTGATTTTAAGTGAATTTGTTTAACCATGGCTTTCAACTTACTGTTGAAAATCTGTTTACTCACAGTACTATAGATTCTTACCTAATCTTAACctgaattttacatcaaaaaCTTTCATTAATACTTTCATTTACCGCTTGGCCACTAGACTCTAAAACTTCAAATCTTTCACCTTCAGctctttcagtctgtctttGAGGTTCATCAAGTGATCTTTCTCTCCCCCCAGGCCTGTGAAGCTCAAAGTGGACCACGCCAATCCTGTACAGCTCCAGCATAACAATGAGGATGTTCTTACATGTGAAGAAGATCATCAATTGGTTCAGAACATTTTCTCTGAGCATCAGGTAGAGGCGGTACATGAGGAACGGGCCGTCCTGGAGTCCAACAGTAAGAAGAAGGCTCCAGATCTCACTGGAGCAGCAGGAGGTATATGAGCAGGGCAGTAACCCAGGTCTGATGGGTTTAAGATGGAGCTTTGTGTGGAGTTTAGGGGGATTTGTTTGTGTCAAAACCAAAGGGAATTGCATTAAGGCCCAGGAGAAGAGGCTCAGCCCCACAATAATTACAGCATGGTTGGTTTTAACTTGAGGCTCCTTGAAAGTGTCAAAGATGTCCAGGATGTCTGCGCCTAGGCCTACGTAGACCATGAGGAGTTGTGAGAGCTGGTCACGTGACATGTCACCTTTGGGCATGAGCCAGCGGCCTAGTACCAGTATGATAAGCATGGTCTGCTCCAAACCGGCCACCCAGTTCTCAGGTTCCAGATCTGCTAATCCCTAAGAAAGATATACATGAGAGCACAATTATAACCCAAAATCTGGCAAGAAACACAACTGAAGAAGTAAATACACTTTTCCAATGCTGTTATGAAATTCTCACATACAAGCCATATACATAGAGATAGGAAATACCAAACACTCTGAACAGCTTCAACGTTGCAAAGTTTCgactttcatgctaatatcaTCATGAATGTCATCTTGCTTGTTATCTTATAGACTGCTGACTCAATCTTTGGTGTAACTTTATGTAACTGCATGGTGTACCTGCATTGCATTCTTGCTGTCTCCACTAATTCTACATTGGCTTTCTCATTAATAAACACATCGCAAATACTACAATACAATCATATTAAATGCTTTTCCTTTAACTTCTTCTCATTGCATTTACTCAAATGTCTAGTCCAGTGTAAATCCCCGGATTCATAAATCCTTGATTTACATCTACAGGGCTTAGTTCGTGCTAGGAGGGCTGTTTGGCCGTTGCTTTCAACATATCAGCAGCAACATGGTAACCCCATCAGAGAGCAAGAGCCAAAAGCCTGTGATGCCTCTCATTTAATCTCACTGTGACAGTTTCAGATCTCTCAGCTTCTGAAAACAGATCAGAGGAAGGATTCTGGGGTTGGGAGCTCTGCTGCGTGAAGATATCAGCAGCTAAAGTGATTATTAGCTGCTTCTGAGGATGATGCAGGCTACAAGCAGCCTACAGGTTAGTCAGACAAATTGCTAATCCTTCtagaaagatttaaaaaaaaaaaaaaaaaaaaaagatcaatagGTGGTCATGGAAATGAGGTGAAATCATCACCTTAGCTCGAGTCAGACTGCAGTGTTGACAATCCAGatacacatatactgtatatggttgaatgACTCAAGTGTCACAGCTGACAAACAACACCAAATatccacctgcacctgtatcaactgcactttttttgatgataggggaaaaaaagatcagGCAGacttttgtacaaaaaaaaaaaatgccacttTGCCTTTCATATGCAGGCCAATAAGAGTACACATGATGCTGGGTAAGCACTCTGAAATCCCAGGCTCATACAGTACATTGCTTATGATACAGAAAACTGATGTTTCACTCTGAGAAACTTGACGAGACCCACCGCTGCTATGGGGAGATGAGACAGGAGGAGAAAATCAGGTGAAGATGAGTTGATTGGCAGATTGAACTGCAGCAGGTTCAGCTCCAGGAACCAGATGGAGGGAATCACAGTACTGAGATAAAGGAAAACCATAGGAGAGAACCTGCACAGAGgaacatcagagagagagagagtcagtgggGGATTTTCAGCACAATCTTTCAGATTTAGACATGTATTGATCTATGCTTCTTTTCACAAAGCTTGCAGGCAAATTCccagattttgtttttcattctttcattgtTTATTGCCTGGAGTGGAGGCGGGTTATTTTATCTAAATGTTAATTTCAGGATTTATAGTACTTAATCTTCCAATTATAAtgttggatagatagatagatagatagatagatagatagatagatagatagatagatagatagatagatagatagatagattgattgataaGTGATTTGGTTTAGGATTAACAATGATCTAGACCACGGAGGCTCTTACTGCTGCCAGAAGGGACTCAATTCAGACTGCAAATTATTCCCATCAGCTATGCAAATCCCTTTAGATACATCCAAGCCTCTCTGGAGAAGAGAAGTGAGActtcaaagtgtgtgtgagcgagagaaaaTGAAGAGAGCACAGTGTCAAGAAACTagaatgtgaaaaaaagagaaaatgagtAGGAAAATGGGAGCAAATGAAGGCCAGAAACATCATGAGCTCTGAGTTGGTTACAGGTCCAAAGACAGTGGAGGCGGTCAGGAGCTAGAGATATTCAACATTGAAATCTCCAGTGATATGATTTTGCTtgacaagtttttaaaaagtgattgAGATGCGATCATGAGTTCATTATGTAAATGTAGACATTATAAAAACACTGTGAGCTGAAATATTAACAGCAGTATTAATAGAAGCATCACTTGGACACAAAGAAGTTACAGAGGAGAGATGTGTGCTCTACTGtcacaagaaaagaaaatcagtatACCATGGTACTGTGATTTTGGGGTGCCTCAATTAAACTagaatttttactttttttcccccattttctccctaatttaatCTTGGGAACTTCCCACCTACCACTCAGCGCTCCCCTATCAGACAACATCTACCAACCGGGGAGGCTAAAGGTCATTGTGCGTCCTCTGAGGCATGAGAAGCCAGCCAGTGCATCTCAAAGTGCTGCTCTCCCAGGGCTATGTCATTAGGCACATGAGCACACCCAGAGGAAAGCgttatctaccctcttccataTACACAAGCTCagagatgcccatgattggctagtgtcactctgattgacagggagaTAGTAATGCTCCTCCTACCCAGACAGCATGGCCTATTTTAATCTCTTGGATTCCCGGCCACAGATAGTTATGAATTTGAAATCATGAACTCCTGAACACTAAGCCATTTCTGACATCCAGTCAAGAAGAAAAagcttatactgtatgtgatatAGGTTAAAGGATTTGGTATGGACAGGCTAGTTGATCTGACACTATGTGATGTGAAGTGCTCAACAGATTAATGTATCATTAGCTG
Proteins encoded in this window:
- the LOC108265188 gene encoding transmembrane protein 26, encoding MRRVMDVLLALLSRFLFAVHGIVTVWRVVVVKGEPCYWLLLMGVALLGVEMAVTIKCTRNAEWKWFSPMVFLYLSTVIPSIWFLELNLLQFNLPINSSSPDFLLLSHLPIAAGLADLEPENWVAGLEQTMLIILVLGRWLMPKGDMSRDQLSQLLMVYVGLGADILDIFDTFKEPQVKTNHAVIIVGLSLFSWALMQFPLVLTQTNPPKLHTKLHLKPIRPGLLPCSYTSCCSSEIWSLLLTVGLQDGPFLMYRLYLMLRENVLNQLMIFFTCKNILIVMLELYRIGVVHFELHRPGGRERSLDEPQRQTERAEGERFEVLESSGQAVNESINESF